Genomic window (Ictalurus punctatus breed USDA103 chromosome 16, Coco_2.0, whole genome shotgun sequence):
ATCATGTATAGGTGTgagggtcaggtgtccacaaacttttggccgtgTAGTTTAGATCCATCATTGCACCTtcatggttgttgttttttgttgttgttttttgttgttgttttttttggagtggTAACTTTTGGGTGTTCCACATTAGTAACGCTCTGTATGTCAGAGTGTAACAAGGAGTACATCAGTGGGTTGTTgcttattttgtttttcctcttgtTTGTcgttgtgtgtctctctctctcaatctctctcagtGCATCACTTTAACTTGGGCCGACGTGTTCCCGCCTTCGATTATGGCTCTGACGTGTTTGGGACCGGTCTCACGCCGCTACACCTGTCTGATGATGGAGAGGGCGGGGCTTTCCACTTTCAGGAACCACCGCCCCCATACGCAGCATATAAATACCCTGAGCTCCGCCCACCAGATGAGCCGCCACCCCCTTATGAGGCTTCCATCAATCCCAACTCTCTTCTCTACATGGGACTtggtaaatatatgtaaatatgcacCATAGATTGAGACACAGATGATGAATATAACAGTAATCTTCatgattattgtgtgtgtgtgtgtgtgtgtgtgtgtgtgtgtgtgtgtgtgtgtgtgtgtgtgtgtgtaggactgaATGGTACACAGGacagtggaggaggtggagcTCTCTGCCGAACCCCTCTTCAGGCCCCACCCCCTCCCCTTGAGGAGAGGGCAGAATCTATTGACAGCAGCACAATGTTGGTGACCCCAGACACACCCACAGAGACCGACGACCTCGACCTTAGCTCCGCTCTTGAttccactaacaccacctcacTCAGTACGGTGGTTTGAGGAAACGGGTGTTTCGATTGTTATGGGCGGGGCCTCAGGAGAAAGAGGATGGGTTTCTACAATGAACTGACTGAGTGTTTTGAGCTTCAATGCAGTTGTTAAGTGTAAATATGGCTGCTCCGTTTTACCTCCTTCTTCTCCACAGACTGATAATGACAACGGGCAGAGCTTCAGCTGTCTTTCCGTCTTCTGTCGCGTGTTGACGCTCCCGACCCCCCGTCTTCATGACCCGCACAGCTGAAGCTTCAGAGTTCAGTCCTGCACATGGATGGGTTTCATGTCGTTAGATCCTGAATGACCCCTGACCTTTCACCTTTCTAACCCATTGCCTCCCTCATCCCACTATAAGAGCCTTGTCCCTTTCAGGGGCTGTGTCCGTAATGCTGCGTTTATGCGCTCTACTGTATGCCTCATCACTGAATTGGTGTATACAGTTACGGTACGTGACCGATGGCAGCATGCAGCCATGGTAATGATGTCTAGTTTCGCACCTACAGCACATAACCAgtagtctttttattttcattgtagATGACCAGGTGCACCGGCAAGCCGTTGGGCCACTCCCATGCTTCCTAAAAAACATGGATGCCGTATTTTAGTCCTAGCTATCATACGACACTTCATTCTCTCTGCATTGTTTTAAGCTGAAGCTCTGcacagtgttttgtttgaacTCGATTTGATTGGGAAAATCTCCTATAAACAATTCTATGCCATTTTCTAAATGTAATATTCATGTACTGAagtaatgaaaatgtatttttttaacctGCATTGACATTTACAGGGCTTTAACTAGGTGTACACCAGCTCTTGGGTAAAGGTATTGTGCGTGTAACAATTGTGTCGTtaacttttaaataatgtacgTGGTAGCTACCCTGatcgtaatttttttttctttctttcttttttttttttaagtaacaaaagtttgcacaattttttttttccagcaaattaaaaattaagtcatttaaaatctgGTCAGGCTGGTTAGGTACAGTGTAAAGTTCAGATCCTTTGCTTTCAGATGTTTTTGTTTACGCACATACAGGAAATGACTCTCTAAATGGGGTTGTGAGAAATTGTCCTCGGATGTACAGTTGAACAGCTGTTCTCACCAGCTCCCAACTCAGTTTTTCTCTAATCGGACACAGCCCTTATAGCGCACATAATCCTTATAGAGGGATTCAGCCTCCATGGGGGAGCCCTGACAGGAGACAGCCACAGTGGGGAACGGAAGCTCTTATAAGGGAACACGCCGCTTTATAGAGGATACAGCGTTTACAAGGGGAGCTCCGAGTCACCCAGTCTGTCTTTGGACtgtaatactgtgtgtgtgtgtgtgtgtgtgtgtgtgtgtgtgtgtgtgtgtgtgtgtgtgtgtgtgtgtgtgtgtgtgtgtgtgtgtgtgtgtgtgtgtgtgtgtgtgtgtgtgtgtgtgtgagtgagagacacagGCTGCTGAGTGTCAGCCCCGTTTCGGACAGGACGGTGAATGGAACCGTATTTAAACCAGACGCTGCGATGTGGATATTCAGACAActgatatacaaaaaaaaacacaaacaaacaaatgatcaaaaacaatcactgtattttaaatgggtgcacggtggcttaatggttagcaccaTCAACTTGCACCCCCAGGGTCAAGGGTTCGatttcctccggatactctggttttccccagtccaaagtgtatgggtgtgtgaatgtatttgtgattgtgccctgtgatggattggcacctgtCCAGGGTCtacccctgccttgtgtcccatgctccctgggataggctcgacccagtaggataagtggtttagaaaatggatggatgtattttaAATGCCAAATAAGTGAAGGAactacacacacagtgcaaGCCAGAAAGAAAATGCTTCAGCTGGGCTGAACTGCAGCATGTTTTTTTCCATTCCTGTCTGAAATAGGTCAGATTTCCCACAATGCATATGGAAGCAAATCGTTAACTACTGTatcatccgtgtgtgtgtgtgtgtgtgtgtgtgtgtgagagagagacagagacagacacactctGGTATCACAGTTCAGCCTGGTAGTCTAGTTAGGTATGTGCCAATATTTAGCAGCATTTGATCACAATTTGAAGCTCCTCAATAACACTATGGTGTGATATGTTGAATGATCAGTGATTGACATTAACTCTGAAATGgttattcataaaaaaaaatcaactgtttttatttccagttttaaatTCTCTcattttgtacaaaaaaaattttgttcatGGACTTGGACGACTCTCAGACACTATTTAACCAACCCCTTTTAATCTTTGACCCTCTGGTTGACTGGCACAGACAATCCTCAGTCAAATGGCAATTTTACTGCCTAGTCTTGATAATGTAATGAGCAGAGTGTGTAGTGCTGATGGACTCTGACGATACCAAGTGTCTCGTCACAGCTCGATTTGATTTCTGCGTTTGTCGTCGCCGCTCTGCATGTTTTTCTTCGTGGCGTGAGGAGTTTTAACAAGAAAACACTAAAGTCAGATATTTTGTGTAAAATGCTACAactgttacattttaatgtttaatttcaggtttttaatgtaatttcctGTGTTAGGTTTAGTTGCAGGGTTTTGTGTTGTACTCTGATGTCGATGTAtagctcatcatcatcatcaggcaCCAAATAAACTTCACTGAAGGATAAGAGCAGATGTGTACCGTGAATTTTAATTCTGAACACACTTGTGAATGATTGAAGGAAAAGAACAGCAAGATGCCAAAACTGAAACAACACGCTGCCTTTATAGTTTGTATGGACTAAACTGCTGTGCTGCATTCCATTTAACTGGAAAGGTCACTCATTAAATATATAGCTTGTTCAATGGTTAGCACTCTGGGACCTGAATCCTGTGATCTGAGTTCAAAACTCGGAGGAACCTGCAGGCAGTTTATTGGGGAagtggtggcttaatggttaagGCCATTAACTGTCTGCTCCACCGGTGCTTTATCATGGTTGACcacagcttcctaacaagcttggatatgcaaagaaaagaattttgctgtaatatatatgtgacaaataaatgcTTCTAAATTTGTAGGTGaccacatgcgcgcacacaaaAAGGCATTATTACAAGAATTATGTAAGATCTGGAAACAAAAAAGCCATTATTGGATTATGTTACAGCCTTTGTTAGATTGTTTTAACCTAAGCATttctggattattattattattattattaaaactggAAAAACTAAGAAATGGAACCAATTAATTAAACTTCCTTCTAGACTATAAGACCATACGGATTTTAACTCAAAATATTTAGATCTCACACCTTCCGTTACAATTAGAGCCTAAACTAAATTAAGGATCATATTCTAGAGAAggtatacatttattcatgtatgCTGGGTGACAGTTTGCGCATGCGCCGTACAATACACGACCGCATAGTTTATTAAGCCACGAGCTGCttctataaaaaagaaaagaaaaagtgaatataataaatgtattaaatcagAGAAGTGGTTTTGAcaatatatttgatattttatagtAGTAGGAGTATGTCGTTAAGTCATAACATTGTAGAAATACAaaatggagaagaagaaaaaacatgaaCGTGTTGGGactgaattttaaatgtaaataacaaaAAGCTTATATAAAGTCAACGGAAaggtaaaataaatgtttaaaatgtaattaagaaTAGCattacttttaaatatttatttattttaccacaGACTCTTTCATCTGTAGTGAGAACTCTCCAAGTCCCTCTCTGGCAGTGACAGGTTAGAGTCGAAAGGAGCGCGGAGGATTATGGGTAATGCTACAGGCAGGCAGGCGATGAGCCAAAGAAATGTGGAGGTTTGACTCGGGTGAATTTGAGACGCGTTGTTTTGAATGATCTACCTCTAAAACCAGAGCAGGGATTCATTCcgtggtgtttttgtttggttaTGCGCGCGATGAGCGGAAGTGAGCTGTCTCTGCAGGCTCTGTCCTGGCGGAAGCTCTATCTGAGCCGGGCAAAGCTCAAAGCCACAAGCCGCACTTCAGCTCTGCTGTCCGGCTTCGCCATGGTGAGTAACTCCGCTCCCTTCCAGAGCAGCATCCCACTACACAGCACTTCATTTTCTCAACTCAGTATTGTGTTAAACATAAACATCTGCACACCGCACATCAGGCAGACGGccataaataatatttaacatCGTATGTTCCTTTTAAAACGCTGGACACGTCTGTTTATGCCAAATATTTGCATATGACTGTCCCACAATCccaataataatcataaacatCATGTGTTCGTGATCGGATCAGTGCTGCAGTGACAAAACCTTCTAAAAACGTATTTTACTCAAAGAACTCGAACAGATCAAGAACATACagtcactggccactttattaggaacacctgttaTCAAGTCAGTcatcatgtgacagcagtgcaatgcaaaaatcatgcaaatgcaGGTCGAGTTTCCGTTAATCACGCACACTGAAATCAAATAATCTGTTATCGGTGACTTTAATCATGGTGGTCGATGCCAGGCAGGCTGTTTGAGTATTTGAGAAACAGCTGGTCACCTGGGGTTTTCACACACACCGTGACACAGGACGGTGCGAAGGAGATCCAGTGAGTTGCTGTTCTGTGGGCGGAAACGCCTTCTTGTTGAGAGATTTTAGAGGAAAATGACTTGTTCAATCTGACAGGAAAGCGATGGTAACTCAAATGGTCACTCTTTACAAGCATGTtaagctgaaaagcatctccagtgagtgggctacaacagcaggagaCCACATTTAGTTCCTCGCCAGTCAGCCAGGAATAATAatttgaggctacagtgggccaAACTTGGCAGCTGAAGACAGGGAAAATGTCACCTGGTCTGAaaagtttctctttttttctgcctGATTTAGTtttggccaattcccaccctCCAGTCAGGTGTCCCTTATCACATAACAGCTACTGACTAGGTAGGGTCAAAGGCTAAAACATGCTTCCTGTGAGGCACAAGAAGTCAGCCGACCACAattttttgaactgctgctcatacAACGTCAGAGGGTggaataacacacttggaggaaagtgctCACTTCTGCATGCTTGAGCTCACAGACGcctatgattggctagtgttgctgtaaTTTAACAGGGAAACGTATGCTCAAGAGCGTATGCCACCCCTATCTCCCTGAGAGTATGGCCAgtttttgctctcttggactcacTTGGCCATGTATCCTGTGCCATCACACCGAGATTCGAACTCGCGATTTCCAGGCAATAGGCGAAATGCTTTTCCCTTGAACTACTCAAGGACGCCATCTGATAAACTTCTGCTGCAATTTGCAGACAGTAcggtcagaatttggcatcaacagcatgaatccaatCTGTCAAGCATGGACCAAGTCTGCCTTGTCAACACTTCAGGCTGGTGATggtagtgtaatggtgtggggaatatTTTCTTGGACACACTGGGGTGCATCGTTTGAAAACTACAGACTGAGTATTATGGCAGACCATGCACGTCCCTTTATAGCCGCAATTTACCAACATTATATTGGTTAattccagcaggataatgcaccatTTCACGCAGCACAAGTCATCTCAAACGGGTTCCATGAAAATGGCAATGAGTTCAGATTATGTCACTGGTGTCCCTGGTCACCGGATCCGAATCCAGTAGAGCACCATTGTGACTTTGTAAAATAgaagattcacagcatgaaaatGCAGCTCATGCAGCAATTTACAGCAATTCTGTTATAAAATCATGTCAACAttgaccagaatctcaaaggaatgtttccaacacctTGAAATCCATGTcaggaagaattgattatattctgAGAGCACAAGAGGCATCCTACCCAGTATTGGTATggtgtttctaataaactgGTTGGTGGGTGATTCaaatcatacaaaaaaaacaagaattttaCCCCAAACTATGAGTCTTCAACTAAAATTTTTTAAAGGTCCAGTTGCATAAAATTCCTTGCTTACAAATGTCCAGATAAGCAGCTAATGACCAAATGGTGACAATTACCTTTTAATATTTAAGCATTGCTTAGTTAATGGTTGTATTATGTTTTGGTTTTTAGTGGTGCTTCACATTACCACTTTTGATTAGTGCCATCAACTATGAACAGATGGACGTCTGTTTTGAATTGATGCGGGGGAATGAGGACATACTTCTCAGTCCAAATATCCAAAAACTGCCAAAGTGGATCTCCTACAGAATTCATTGGTTCATTGTGTATAAAACTAGAGAGTCACTGAAAAatgagcatttaaaaaaaaaaaaaaaaaaaaacatttgtttagtGACTCTTCTACAGTTCTTTTTCAAGTACTCTTTTGCCCCTGTCCTAAAGCCTAAcccctagtgtgtgtgtgtgtgtgtaggtcgcAATGGTGGAGGTTCAGCTGGATACAAGTCACGATTACCCCCCTGGTCTGTTAATCGCATTCAGTGCATGCACCACAGTGTTGGTGGCGGTTCATCTCTTTGCTCTGATGATCAGCACCTGCATCCTGCCCAACATCGAGGCCGTCAGCAATGTGCACAACCTGAACTCGTTGCGTGAGTCTCCACACGAACGTATGCATCGCCATGTCGAGCTGGCCTGGGCCTTCTCGACTGTCATTGGTACACTGCTCTTCCTTGCCGAGGTCGTCCTGCTCTGCTGGGTGAAGTTTTTACCCATCAGGCCCAAGAATCAGAAAAACGGCACCATCTCAGCTGGGGTGGCCGCCGCCATCACCTCCACCTCTATCATGGTGCCATTTGGCCTCATCTTTATAGTCTTCGCTGTCCATTTTTACCGCTCGCTTGTCAGTCACAAAACCGACCGTCAGTTCCGGGAGCTAGAGGAGCTGGAGGATCTGACACGGCTTCAGAATGAGCTGGACCAAAGAGGAGAAACGTCAGCTCTGCACTCTCCAACCTCCCAATAGAGGACGTCTTGACCATCCTGAGCCTGCTTTTTAAACTACTGTGTCGGTATGTCATGGTTTCTGCATGTGGATTTAAAGGTATTGATGAAATCTAAAACTTTGGCTTCACCAGCCTCCGTTTAGGGGCCACCATCCTGAgcgtgaatttttattttttattttttacatacacgtatgtgcttgtttttgcatttttaaattgtggAGGCTACCTTTTATGACAAAAGTCAGAAAAATACTAATCCTGTTTCTAATACTGTGTCTGTTATTGAATGTGAATTAGGAGTGTGACAATATATCAGTGTGACAGTATATCACAATGAAGACATCGACATTATACTTTACCAAGATAATTAAACTATTAGGAAGTACCGTGACATACTGAAATCCATCAGCTTGACAtttgtttttcagattttttacaGCCCTGACGTAAATCCAGGGCTTTGGAGGTTATCTGGTGTTCATCGAACTGCAGTTCCTCAAATATCTAGCATGCATGGTAACTAGAAGAACAGCAAAATATGTTCAATTACACGAGCATATATAATGTCAGTCCCCTTTCTTCTTACTTGAAGACGTACATATATGAACTCATGCTTTCTTTGGTCTGTGATCTTTGTTTGATAATGACATTTCTAAGAACGATACTATAACCTTGCATTCACACTGTTGGAAAGCTGTCAAAAGGCTATAAAAGAATCCCGTAGCATTCACAAAAGTGGAACAATATTTTTGGGTATGTTGGAACCCATAGTGAGCAGTTGATGCTAACCAGTGCATGTGAGAGAGGGCTGGACTTGGGACAATCCAGACACTTTATTTTCCTCACTGGGAAACCTTATGCGTGTTTTACTGATCTCGGTCTCCTTGATGATGCAGCATTGTTAGGACTGGAAGGTTCTCGTACTGTGATTAGCACATCAACAGCCTGGAACAACGTAAAGTTTAGCTAGTTTAAATGAGTGTCTAAAAACTGTTGGTACATGTGTCACTACTGAGTCACCTGTAATTCACAATAGTGTCattcaaatttatttaattattccaTGAATCATACAGGGATCAATAATCAATTGTTGAGTGCTGATGTGTAAACATATAACTAACATCTAAGTGCAAAAATTATCACACAACTGATGATGGTCCAGTGAACTATCTATCTGTGAAAACATTACTGACTACCAGACTAAGTATATCAAGCAACGTATAACTATTTATGGTATGTGAACTGCCATAGCATGAACGCAAGGCAAGCAGAGTACGAAGCTGACGGATGTACATCATTTTTGCTCATCATCTTTGAATTTAATCACTGAAAGCATTTTAGAGGTCAATGATAAATTAATTTTACTAACTGCTGTAATTTTTAATGCCATAGCTCTCTTGTTGAAATTCTTTTTACTGATGCCCTCAGTATTCTGTAATTATGAATGTCAGACCCAAAAGACTACTGTTAGGTATGTGCTGATATTAAATTCCCATATCATATCATCACTGGCGGTTAGTAcggaaaaatatatatcatgGTACATGACATTTTTTCACTATGTAATGAGGAGTGTTTAGTTTTGATCAAGTGTCAACAATGTTGCAGTATAAAAAAACCAAATTGTTGAAGAAAGGAAATTGTATACAATTAGATCTTAAAGTACACTCAGATGAAATGTAATGAACAGTGGAGCCGGTGTTGTTAGAAaagtgctgccatgtgtgtgtgtgtgtatatatatattatttatatacacacacacacacacacagtgctgtgaaaaagtatttgccccatcttgatttcttctgttcttGTGTACATCGCGTatgaaattgtttcagaaatttaaacacaatataagataaaacaaaggcatcctgagtaaacacaaaatacagtttttaaatgatagttatttattgaaggaaaaaagtttatccaataccagctgggccagtgtgaaaatgtatttgcccccatcgttaccaattccccaaatctatgaaactgcattcataatggggtttaGCTGGACTGGACACAagcaggcctgattactgcaaaccctgttcaatcaaatcagcaattaaatagaactttttcaacagcatgaagttggttaaaaggtcttacccagtaacacactatgccaaaattgaaagaaattccagaaatgatgaggaagaaggtgattgaaatacatcagtctgggaagggttacaaagctatttcaaagactctggaactccaaagaaccacagtgagtgccattatctccaaatggaaaaacttgtcacagtagtgaaccttcccagatgTGGCCAactttccaaaattcctccgTGAGCACAGCAGATTCATCcaacaagtcacaaaagagccaaggacaacatcaaaggacctacaggcctctctaacatcaataaaggtcactgttcatgactccactatcagaaagacactgggcaaaaatggcatccatggaagaatgGTGAGGTGAacaccactgctaacccagaagaacattaagactcatctgaaATTTGCCAagacacaccttgatgatcctcaaaccttttgggagaatgttcgaccagattttaagttaagggggcaattagtttttcacattggtggtAGGTGTTTGATAACTttctttgcttcaataaaaaaaattaaaaacaataaaaactttGTATGTACTcagtttgcttttgttttgtaatgtaTTTCGTTTGAACGGTAATTACTCACATTATCTCTGTCTGAAGTTATCTGGGCATTTTAATACTACTTAAAACACTTCCCTTGTCTTCTTTTCCCCTAATTCTTAAAGGCACCAAGGCAGCTATTTAGTAGGATCTATTTAGCAAATTGACCACGTACATTTTTATTGCTGCTGAGCAGAGTGTCGACTTGTCCTTAATAAAaattttcatacattttatgAATTAAAAGTCTGAAGGAATCAACTGTCTTAAATTTTAGGCTACAAACATTCCTCATCTGGTGTCATGTGGTATATAACAATATCAGAACATCTAGCACAGGTTGAACGTGCATTTTGTTGGTGACGAGAATCTTACACAACTTCAAAATGACTGCTTTAACCACATGTGGGTCTCATTTTGGATGGGAAACCATTAGCCAAGTGGCGTGGCCTTGAagctttgtgatttttttataaCTATTGCCAAGCACACCCAGTGTCTAATTGGTTTACAGAAACAGTGTTTGTAGTGAGTTTTGTATGGTTGGAAGATCTTTAAAAgtctgaatgaaataaaatgaaatttacCAAAACATACATTACTGAGCTCTCATTTTATACtgctgtatattatatatttggagtttacactcaccgtccactttattaagaaAACCTACACATTCCTGCAGTTATCTAATAAGCCAATCATGGggtagcagcacaatgcataaaatcatgcagataaacaggtcaagagctttagttaatgttcacatcaaacatcagaatgggggaaaaagtatGATCTCTCCGGCTTTATCTGTGGCATGGATATTGGTACCAGAAAGGCTGTttgaggatttcagaaactgttgatctgtTCAACTGTTGATCTTTTCACacatacaacagtctctagggtttacacagaacagtacatacagtaaaaCATCCTGGCTGCagaggctgaaacaccttgttgatgagaaagaTCAGAGCTCCAggaatatttaaattaatatatatacacgctcaccgtccactttattaggcgCACAAACCATATCCGTGATTTCCTGTTCTTGTGTCATGCAAAATTACAGTTCCTTCTTTGTCTTGTATTAAAACGTTTGATGAATTTAGTCACTACCCTACTAACGGACCATTTGTGTCCATGAAAATGTAGCGACTGTAAATTTAGCAAATGTTAGGTATTAAATCTGCCAATGTGACATTTGCTAAATTTACAGAAGCTACATTTTGAGGCACACAAACGGTCCGTTATTGGTGTAATAACTCTCAGACAAATATATGAACATGTAAAGAAGCATGGTCCAGTTCTCATGGCTGAAACACATGCCAAACTGCACACATCAGATTTGATAGTGTGGAAtttgcacagacagacagacagacagcaggattcatcagttgatttttttttaatcctctcTGCTGGCACAGAAACGGCCGCGTCCCTCCACCAGTACTGACTGAACATCCTGCAGCATCACCTACAGAGCAGatagagacagtgagtgagacagaagaACTTACTGACAGACGGAATTAATTGACACAGATTTATTCAAAATAAGGTGTTAGTAAGGTTGACTATCTATCTGattaaaagtacatttacatgctTTGTTATGAATTCAGTATGATCTATATTGTGAATGAAAGTGTTATTTACCAGAATATTGTagtctatttgtgtgtgtgtgcaatctgTCAAGTTTCTAAAACCTAGTCCTtcccacacacacgcgcgcgcacacacacacacacacacacacacacacacacacacacaaggttaaAGGTGTTGTATTACCGGGGGGATCGGGTACAGCggtggtgtgtgtgcatgcttccAGTCATAATCACACACTGTCCCGCACCTCGGGACATCGTCTACCCAGAAGCCCTCATATAGCTGACCCCTGTTGGCGTAGAAGAAGCATCCATGTCCATGTTTCTTCCCTTCCTTCCAGCTGCCCTCATACCTGTTTTCATTCACTTAAACACATACAGGGGAGGTTTACTCTTTATTTATCCCTGATTCACCATCGTGGTGTGTATTTTGGCAACTTATACtattaaagtattattattaatcagaaggcaagctgtgtttttttaagtgaatgtatTTAACGCATTAtacagtgtgttgtgtattggCCATGTGACAACCTTTCAGACCTTAGAGCTCTACTGTAACTCTGGAGGCAGAAAATCAAGAGAATTTTAGCTGCTCGTGCGACTTGACTGTCTGCAGTTAAGGTGGAACGGCTCATTGCTTAACGGTGAATATCCcaaaaatagacaaactgttatttttttatgacgTTTCAATTCaacatgttgtattttgttcCCTGGCACTTTGTCCTCCATGTTTctgtttcttgttttatttgtgACCTGACTGGTTGAAATATATACAGTCGCAATCAAAATTTTTCGACCCACATTGCAAAtcatgtttattgtcaaaatttacagactttcagctgtttgcaatgaacaactcaaacaaaagcaattggaatacttcaacacaacgaatgcttcaagtggtttccccaaattcaactagTCCTTGATGTCACTCTGTGCTTttctggtttatttatttatttattttaagaggGGTGAGGGTGGGGTGGGCGTTATAAATTTTATAGAAATTCATagacattttataaaatattttagtttAAGTGTGAAAGCTTTCCACTGGAAATCCCTGACAGCTAACAGCTGAAGATGTCATAGTGGCCGTTACAGCAGCTGACCAATCAGTAGCTTTGTTGTT
Coding sequences:
- the orai1b gene encoding calcium release-activated calcium channel protein 1, translated to MRAMSGSELSLQALSWRKLYLSRAKLKATSRTSALLSGFAMVAMVEVQLDTSHDYPPGLLIAFSACTTVLVAVHLFALMISTCILPNIEAVSNVHNLNSLRESPHERMHRHVELAWAFSTVIGTLLFLAEVVLLCWVKFLPIRPKNQKNGTISAGVAAAITSTSIMVPFGLIFIVFAVHFYRSLVSHKTDRQFRELEELEDLTRLQNELDQRGETSALHSPTSQ